The genomic DNA GCTTCCTTTTCGCATACGGTGAGGAACGCGTTGAGCCGCGGATCGACCGCGGCAATTCGCTCGAGGCACGCGCGTGTGAGCTGGAGCGCTGTGATCTCGCGCTTATGGAGCATCGCCGACGCTTCGGCGATCGTGAGCTTGTTAAGTTCGGATGCCATCATTCAGGCTTTCAAGTCCACAGCTTTATTCGATGATCTTGGGAACGCGGAAATAGCCGCGCTCCGCCGAAGGTGCATTGGCGAGCATCGCTTCCGCGTCTGATGGACAGGTAACTGCGTCCTCGCGGCGGGGAGTGCCCGCTTCTCCGACCTGCGCCGTTGGAGGCACACTCTCGGTGTCGAGCTCGTTGAGCTTATCGACGTACGCCAGCATCTGGCCGAGATCCGCGAGCAGGCGCTCCTGCTCGACGTCGCTGAGTTTGAGCCGCGCGAGGCGTGCGACATGCTGCACCATCTCAAGTGTGATCCTGGTTTCGGCCATTGTTATCTCTTTTGTCGGCGCTGGAGCGCGAACTTGGAATCGTAACATCCCGCGCGGCGCGTGTCAGGAAGGTTGGCCGCGTCGGCACAGGCTTTCATCGTGCGCGGCAGCGATATTCAATATGCGAGTTAGCTCGTCATAGCCATATCGCGAGCTGGGGGGCGGCTTGGCTAAGATAAGGCGTCGCGAATCGATCGGCGCGAAAGTATCGCGATGGCTGGTGCGGCTCGGTGCTGCCGTTCCGCTGGGGCAACGCGGAGAGCGTGCCGCCGAGCGGCATCTCAAGCGCTGCGGCTATCGGATCGTT from Candidatus Binataceae bacterium includes the following:
- the gatC gene encoding Asp-tRNA(Asn)/Glu-tRNA(Gln) amidotransferase subunit GatC, yielding MAETRITLEMVQHVARLARLKLSDVEQERLLADLGQMLAYVDKLNELDTESVPPTAQVGEAGTPRREDAVTCPSDAEAMLANAPSAERGYFRVPKIIE